A stretch of the Thermofilum adornatum genome encodes the following:
- a CDS encoding ATP-binding protein gives MMNIFINRERELQFLEERYLSNRAELIIIYGRRRVGKTFLLRKFLEGKKGVYFVVSRLGNILQDFSGAIADQLGVYPPMFLSYKDLFRYMAQESSRERTIFIVDEFQRLAESDSSFLMELQSAWDNFLRNSNIFLVLSGSSIGVIEKIALSSSSPIFGRRTGQLKLKPFIFKCAKEFMKSWPCEDKIRAYAVYGGTPAYLSHIDTSKTLIDNIKRNILEPSGPLHEEPYFLLSTETREPLRYMAILEAIASGATTLGEIASKSGISTNELPRYIRTLEALLDLVEKRYPLLEEGRRGRAIYIMKDNFIRFWFKFVRPNLYILELGEVERVAQRVKENLDQYVSQVFEEIALEHFSHAVPAIRIGKWWKGETEIDGVAIDEKTKTAYFMEAKWTNKPVDKQVLRQLEAKAQEFDWKKNERKEVYYIYSRSGFTFTPEEDVKLVNLQEICNKPCNQESIT, from the coding sequence ATGATGAATATATTCATAAATAGGGAAAGAGAACTACAATTCCTAGAAGAGAGGTACCTCTCTAACCGGGCTGAACTAATAATAATCTACGGACGTAGAAGAGTTGGCAAAACCTTCCTATTGAGGAAATTCCTCGAAGGCAAAAAAGGAGTATACTTCGTGGTTTCAAGGCTCGGAAACATCCTCCAAGATTTCTCAGGAGCCATAGCAGACCAGCTAGGCGTGTATCCTCCCATGTTCCTCAGTTACAAAGACTTGTTCAGGTACATGGCTCAGGAAAGTAGCAGGGAAAGAACAATTTTCATTGTTGACGAGTTCCAGAGACTCGCCGAGAGCGACTCATCCTTCTTGATGGAGCTACAGTCTGCCTGGGACAACTTTCTCAGAAACTCCAACATTTTTCTTGTCTTGAGCGGCTCCTCTATAGGGGTAATCGAGAAAATAGCGCTATCATCATCTTCTCCCATTTTTGGTCGCCGAACGGGACAACTCAAATTAAAACCATTCATTTTCAAGTGTGCAAAAGAGTTTATGAAGAGCTGGCCCTGCGAGGACAAGATCCGGGCTTACGCCGTCTATGGTGGCACACCTGCCTATCTATCACATATAGACACATCAAAGACACTAATCGACAACATAAAACGCAACATACTGGAGCCAAGCGGCCCACTCCACGAGGAACCATACTTCCTACTCTCCACTGAGACACGAGAGCCGCTACGATACATGGCCATACTCGAGGCGATTGCGTCGGGTGCCACGACCCTCGGCGAAATAGCCTCTAAGAGCGGTATCTCTACAAACGAGTTGCCAAGATACATCAGGACCCTCGAGGCACTACTAGACCTTGTTGAGAAGAGATATCCACTCCTAGAGGAGGGGAGACGTGGAAGAGCAATATACATCATGAAGGACAATTTTATACGCTTCTGGTTCAAGTTTGTAAGGCCCAACCTCTACATACTCGAACTAGGAGAAGTAGAAAGGGTAGCCCAGAGGGTAAAAGAAAACCTAGACCAATACGTATCCCAAGTATTCGAGGAAATCGCCCTTGAACACTTCTCCCACGCTGTCCCAGCAATAAGGATTGGAAAATGGTGGAAAGGCGAAACAGAAATAGACGGCGTAGCAATAGACGAGAAAACCAAGACAGCATACTTCATGGAGGCAAAATGGACAAACAAGCCAGTAGACAAACAAGTCCTAAGACAGCTAGAAGCCAAAGCCCAAGAATTCGACTGGAAGAAAAACGAGAGAAAAGAAGTCTACTACATATATTCAAGAAGCGGGTTCACGTTCACACCAGAAGAAGACGTGAAACTAGTAAACCTGCAGGAAATCTGCAACAAACCATGCAACCAAGAGAGCATAACTTAA